Proteins encoded together in one Lepisosteus oculatus isolate fLepOcu1 chromosome 2, fLepOcu1.hap2, whole genome shotgun sequence window:
- the LOC138225474 gene encoding trace amine-associated receptor 13c-like, which yields MVIISISHFKQLHTPTNFLLLSLAVADLLVGLIVMPFVMIRYIETCWYFGRMFCIIFYSVLCILTVVSLSNVIFISIDRYFAVCDPLQYSNKITVNFTCFCIILSWTFSVLYVVVVVNFNINFKSTEGLNACLGECLFEISAPWVIVDMLVSFILPCSVMIALYIKIFIVAKRHARVIKTVTEQLKCKKRSNSKIPKRSERKAAKTLISVVAAFLLCWMPYYIGSIVEGSLSVSSSAQVINALIFLANFNSAMNPVIYALFYPWFQKSIKEILTFRICYPSSTLINLFTEHH from the coding sequence ATGGTGATCATTTCTATCTCTCACTTCAAGCAGCTGCACACACCAACTAACTTCCTCCTGCTCTCTCTGGCTGTGGCGGACCTACTAGTTGGGCTGATTGTGATGCCATTTGTGATGATTAGATATATAGAAACTTGTTGGTATTTTGGGAgaatgttttgtattattttttactcaGTTCTTTGCATTCTTACAGTTGTTTCTCTTAGCAATGTTATATTTATAAGTATTGATAGATATTTTGCAGTGTGTGACCCATTACAATATTCTAATAAAATTACAGTTAATTTCACATGTTTTTGTATAATACTCAGTTGGACATTCTCTGTACTTTACGTGGTGGTTGTTGTTAATTTTAACATTAACtttaaaagcacagaaggccTCAATGCCTGTCTAGGAGAATGTTTGTTTGAAATTAGTGCACCCTGGGTTATAGTTGACATGttagtttcttttattttgccttGCTCTGTTATGATAGctctttatataaaaatatttattgttgcTAAGAGGCATGCACGAGTGATCAAAACTGTTACTGAACAACTGAAGTGTAAGAAGAGAAGCAACAGTAAAATTCCCAAAAGATCAGAAAGGAAAGCAGCCAAAACCTTAATAAGTGTAGTGGCTGCATTCCTTTTATGTTGGATGCCTTATTACATTGGCAGTATAGTTGAAGGAAGCCTTAGTGTCTCTTCTTCAGCTCAAGTAATTAATGCTCTAATCTTTCTTGCAAATTTTAACTCTGCAATGAATCCTGTTATTTATGCTTTGTTTTATCCCTGGTTTCAGAAgtcaattaaagaaatattaaCATTCAGAATATGTTATCCATCATCCACTTTAATTAATCTGTTTACTGAACATCATTAA
- the LOC107078170 gene encoding trace amine-associated receptor 13c-like encodes MEVTELQAAHFCFESYNSSCIKEVRSTAVYVVMYISAVAVVVLTVCGNLVVIISISHFKQLHTPTNFLLLSLAVADFLVGLTVMPFRLAVLIETCWYFGETLCLLYNLFCAVLTLVSIYNVVCIAIDRYFAVCDALQYSNKITVNIAWSMISLNWFLSLIYILALVYFNGNFSNSQNLFTCFGECSVSIDETSAAVDLLIVFFVPSSIMITLNLKIFAVARRHAKVISAVTDQTISMNESKTSTKLSKKSGTKAAKTLGIVVVVFQLCLSPYYTFTLIYPNVNLSSSTVVINFLVWLIFFNSSLNPIIYALFYPWFQKSVKLIVTLRICKSASSLINLFPENV; translated from the coding sequence ATGGAAGTGACAGAACTTCAAGCAGCACATTTTTGTTTCGAGTCTTACAACTCATCCTGTATTAAGGAAGTCCGTTCTACAGCTGTGTATGTAgtgatgtatatttctgcagtaGCAGTGGTGGTGCTGACAGTGTGTGGAAACCTGGTGGTGATCATCTCTATCTCTCACTTCAAGCAGCTCCACACGCCAACTAACTTCCTCCTGCTCTCTCTGGCTGTGGCAGACTTTCTAGTAGGACTAACTGTAATGCCTTTCCGCTTAGCTGTATTAATAGAAACCTGTTGGTATTTTGGGGAAACATTATGTTTACTTTATAACTTATTTTGTGCTGTCCTAACTTTGGTTTCAATTTATAATGTTGTGTGTATAGCTATTGATCGCTATTTTGCTGTGTGTGACGCTTTACAGTATTCCAACAAAATAACGGTTAATATAGCATGGTCAATGATATCACTTAACTGGTTTTTATCACTAATATACATTTTGGCTCTCGTGTATTTCAATGGGAATTTTTCAAATTCACAGAACCTGTTTACATGCTTTGGAGAGTGTTCAGTTTCAATTGACGAAACATCAGCAGCAGTGGATCtactaattgtattttttgtaccTTCCTCTATAATGATaacacttaatttaaaaatctttgCTGTAGCTAGGAGACATGCTAAAGTAAtcagtgctgttactgaccagACAATTTCCATGAATGAAAGTAAAACGTCTACAAAACTATCTAAGAAATCTGGAACAAAAGCTGCAAAAACATTAGGGATTGTAGTTGTTGTGTTTCAACTGTGTTTGTCACCGTATTATACATTCACTCTCATTTATCCAAATGTTAATCTATCTTCTTCTACTGTAGTTATTAATTTTCTGGTTTGgttgatattttttaattccTCTCTCAATCCCATTATTTACGCTTTGTTTTACCCCTGGTTTCAGAAGTCGGTTAAACTGATTGTAACACTTAGGATATGCAAGTCAGCTTCTtctttgattaatttatttccaGAAAATGTGTAA
- the LOC138225478 gene encoding trace amine-associated receptor 13c-like, with product MYVVMYISAVAVVTLTVCGNLMVIISISHFKQLHTPTNLLLLSLTVADFLVGVMVMPFSLIELIETCWYFGETFCKLYNIFVFVLTSVSISNLVFVAIDRYFAVCDPLLYSTKITIKITCLFILLSWLVSLLYNIALIYFNGNMSKSAKLSACLGDCLLSISEHWGTADLLITFVSPCSIMLTLYLKIFIVARKHAQAIKCAADQIHSTTGVQRTIPKKSERKAAKTLGIVVGFFLLCWVPYYICTLVEANMNLSSSSVLMNFLSWLVYFNSFVNPVIYSLLYPWFQKSMKLIVTFEICSPASSLMNLFPENH from the coding sequence ATGTATGTGgtgatgtatatttctgcagtgGCAGTGGtgacactgacagtgtgtggaaaCCTGATGGTGATCATCTCTATCTCTCACTTCAAGCAGCTCCACACACCAACTAACCTCCTCCTGCTCTCCCTGACTGTGGCAGACTTTCTGGTTGGAGTCATGGTGATGCCTTTCTCTTTAATTGAACTAATAGAAACATGCTGGTATTTTGGGGAAACTTTCTGTAAACTTtataacatttttgtgtttgtgctAACTTCAGTTTCAATCAGTAATTTAGTATTTGTAGCAATAGATCGATATTTTGCAGTATGTGATCCATTGCTTTATTCCACCAAAATAACTATTAAAATAACATGCTTATTCATACTGTTGAGCTGGTTAGTGTCACTGCTGTACAATATAgcacttatttattttaatggaaataTGAGCAAATCTGCAAAATTGAGTGCTTGCCTTGGAGACTGCTTACTTTCAATTAGTGAACATTGGGGCACAGCTGACTTACTGATTACTTTTGTTTCGCCTTGTTCTATAATGTTAACACTTTACTTAAAAATCTTTATAGTTGCTAGAAAACACGCACAAGCCATCAAATGTGCTGCAGATCAAATACATTCAACCACTGGGGTCCAAAGAACAATCCCCAAGAAATCTGAAAGAAAAGCTGCAAAAACATTAGGGATCGTAGTTGGATTTTTTCTGCTCTGCTGGGTCCCCTATTACATCTGTACACTTGTAGAAGCAAACATGAATTTGTCATCCTCTTCTGTGCTAATGAATTTCCTCTCTTGGCTAGTGTATTTTAATTCTTTTGTTAACCCTGTTATTTACAGTTTACTTTACCCCTGGTTTCAAAAGTCTATGAAACTCATTGTAACTTTTGAGATATGTAGTCCGGCATCCTCTTTGATGAACCTTTTCCctgaaaatcattaa